One window of the Chitinophaga niabensis genome contains the following:
- a CDS encoding sensor histidine kinase, translating into MKLFTKLTLFITLSKTAIVLLFVMLLPFLVDRIAYQYNDYYLKEQKKKVLNVIRKNGVEAYFQGEENYGSYTMLKEEYISLEPAGKIILPDTIATVRRVVEEDTLTYRVLSHVFLYDSSRYILEIGKTTASIGQYNRPLQKVALYVLAGLIIVTILIDLVFTRLILRPLGVIIKTKLVDRKFPFKEDIPPIQTSTSDFKYLDDSLIELTGRVKDAFEKEREFTSNASHELMTPISILQNKMENLMMEPGMDEELHHKIAGMMKTLNRLKKIVNSLLFISRIENDQFAKSDVFSIHTIITEIMEELGHRLEDKQLSFSSQLSENIELQGLNHDLIFQLFYNLLNNAIRYNRPEGQITITEQLTTGDVYKVIIRDTGIGIPPQEIGTIFNRFKKVVRTENEGYGLGLSIVKTIADYHDIQLEVHSELGKGTAFVVIFSPAVRIRGPQHHN; encoded by the coding sequence GTGAAGCTATTTACCAAACTAACGTTATTCATCACACTTTCAAAAACGGCGATCGTTTTACTGTTTGTTATGCTGTTACCTTTTCTGGTAGACCGCATTGCTTATCAATACAACGACTATTACCTGAAAGAACAAAAGAAAAAAGTGCTGAACGTTATCAGGAAAAATGGTGTGGAAGCTTATTTCCAGGGAGAAGAGAACTATGGAAGTTATACGATGCTGAAGGAAGAATACATTTCCCTGGAGCCCGCAGGTAAGATCATTCTGCCTGATACGATAGCCACTGTTCGCCGTGTGGTAGAAGAAGATACACTTACTTACCGGGTACTAAGCCACGTTTTCTTGTATGACAGCAGCAGGTACATACTTGAAATTGGAAAAACCACCGCCAGCATCGGGCAGTATAATCGCCCACTGCAAAAAGTGGCGTTGTATGTGCTGGCCGGATTGATCATCGTCACCATATTAATAGACCTTGTATTTACCCGTTTGATCCTCCGTCCGCTGGGAGTGATCATTAAAACAAAGCTGGTAGACAGGAAGTTTCCCTTTAAAGAAGATATTCCACCTATTCAAACATCCACTTCCGATTTTAAATACCTGGACGATTCTCTTATCGAACTGACCGGCCGGGTCAAGGATGCTTTTGAAAAGGAAAGGGAATTCACGTCCAATGCATCTCATGAGTTGATGACCCCGATCAGTATCCTTCAGAATAAAATGGAGAACCTGATGATGGAGCCCGGGATGGATGAAGAATTACATCATAAGATCGCTGGTATGATGAAAACCCTGAACCGGCTTAAAAAGATCGTTAACTCCCTGTTGTTTATTTCACGGATAGAGAATGATCAATTTGCAAAATCGGATGTTTTCTCTATTCACACCATCATAACAGAAATTATGGAGGAGCTGGGGCATCGTTTGGAAGATAAACAGCTTTCTTTCAGCAGCCAGCTTTCAGAAAATATAGAATTGCAGGGACTGAACCATGATCTGATCTTTCAACTCTTCTATAATCTGCTGAATAATGCGATCAGGTATAACAGGCCGGAAGGGCAGATCACTATCACAGAGCAATTAACAACAGGTGATGTTTATAAAGTGATCATCAGGGATACGGGAATAGGCATACCTCCCCAGGAGATCGGCACTATCTTCAACCGCTTTAAGAAAGTGGTCAGAACGGAGAATGAGGGATATGGATTGGGGCTTTCCATTGTAAAAACAATTGCGGATTATCATGATATACAATTAGAAGTACATTCTGAGCTGGGTAAGGGAACAGCCTTTGTTGTGATTTTTTCACCTGCAGTACGTATCAGGGGGCCGCAACACCATAACTAG
- a CDS encoding response regulator transcription factor, translated as MKVLIVEDERSMAAEMESFLKKAYLCDLAYTAKQGLEKMEENQYDFILLDLGLPDKDGLHLLQEAKKNCPDASYIILTARGHLEDRIKGLDLGADDYLPKPFSLLELQSRMQAIARRKFGFNDATVAIGDFKVDLNKRTVAFEKEEVELSRKEFDLLSYLLLHKNRPLTRMQLSEHIWGNFSDDDYDSNYIDVHIKNIRKKLSAYSSVEWLQTIRSVGYKIKTDG; from the coding sequence ATGAAAGTATTGATCGTAGAAGATGAAAGGTCCATGGCTGCTGAAATGGAGAGCTTCCTGAAAAAAGCCTACCTGTGCGACCTTGCTTATACGGCAAAACAGGGACTAGAAAAAATGGAAGAGAACCAGTATGACTTTATCCTGCTGGACCTGGGATTGCCTGATAAAGACGGCTTGCACCTGTTGCAGGAAGCAAAAAAGAATTGCCCGGATGCCTCTTACATCATACTGACCGCCAGGGGGCATTTGGAAGACAGGATCAAAGGGCTGGACCTTGGAGCAGATGATTATCTCCCTAAGCCGTTCTCCCTTCTGGAATTGCAATCCAGGATGCAGGCTATTGCAAGAAGGAAATTTGGATTCAACGATGCCACTGTAGCCATAGGGGACTTCAAAGTAGATCTTAATAAAAGGACAGTAGCTTTCGAAAAAGAAGAAGTTGAATTATCCCGGAAAGAGTTTGACCTGCTGAGTTACCTGTTATTACATAAGAACAGGCCGCTTACCAGGATGCAGCTGAGCGAACACATCTGGGGTAATTTTTCGGATGATGATTATGACTCTAATTACATCGATGTACATATCAAAAACATCCGGAAGAAATTATCTGCCTATTCTTCCGTAGAATGGCTCCAGACGATCAGGAGCGTAGGTTATAAAATAAAAACGGACGGGTGA
- a CDS encoding WG repeat-containing protein, with product MPVKKHHLLACLLLLLTSAFYAQPALVPYRLNTKWGFADMTGKLVIPAKYPPGTKQ from the coding sequence ATGCCTGTGAAGAAACATCATTTACTCGCATGCCTCCTGCTGTTACTCACATCCGCGTTCTATGCCCAACCCGCACTTGTGCCCTATAGGTTAAATACAAAATGGGGTTTTGCTGATATGACGGGTAAACTTGTAATTCCTGCTAAGTACCCGCCAGGTACAAAACAGTAG
- a CDS encoding WG repeat-containing protein — protein sequence MKQRYIFLCLLLLLASGVYAQPALIPYRLYTKWGFADMTGKLVIPAKYDQATEYHGNCAIAKLNGKYGLIDSTGKQVLPFIYSGIEHEKWNNKIWFTLEAGKKSGLADQTGKLLLPAKYDELRLISEGPYAAAFTGGTYVKVKPDGTVEKAILADWQKLESLGERKISVEPYTAFAGPYTLNGKKGYLVKRLRPGYDSIPAIYDATDEINVYDNIMWVKKDSLWGVIGPKNNIIFPLLYEELGSVSVKYNLYSGKKNGKFGILKPNGDVLVPFEWDRLYFPLDQFWCIATKGDKDGIIILDGNEPVFIPARYKDVSPYPVTVIEHEGRKIRFFAVETPKGYGYVREDGMEYFKDAK from the coding sequence ATGAAACAACGTTATATATTCCTATGCCTCCTGCTATTGCTGGCATCCGGAGTTTACGCCCAACCCGCACTTATTCCCTACAGGTTATATACAAAATGGGGTTTTGCTGATATGACGGGGAAACTCGTAATTCCTGCTAAGTATGACCAGGCCACCGAATACCATGGCAATTGTGCGATTGCAAAGCTGAATGGAAAATATGGGCTGATAGACAGTACCGGCAAACAAGTCCTGCCGTTTATCTATAGCGGGATTGAGCATGAGAAATGGAATAACAAAATATGGTTTACCCTGGAAGCCGGTAAAAAAAGCGGCCTGGCAGATCAAACCGGCAAACTGCTCCTTCCTGCAAAATATGATGAACTGAGGCTGATAAGCGAAGGCCCTTATGCTGCTGCATTTACAGGAGGTACTTATGTAAAAGTAAAGCCGGATGGCACAGTGGAGAAAGCTATCCTGGCTGATTGGCAGAAACTGGAAAGTTTGGGTGAAAGAAAGATATCCGTAGAACCTTATACAGCTTTTGCCGGCCCCTACACCCTGAACGGCAAAAAGGGATACCTGGTGAAAAGGTTAAGACCGGGATATGATTCTATACCTGCTATATATGATGCTACGGATGAGATCAATGTTTATGACAATATAATGTGGGTTAAAAAAGACAGCCTCTGGGGAGTGATAGGCCCGAAGAATAATATTATATTTCCCTTGCTGTATGAAGAATTGGGTTCAGTCAGCGTTAAATACAATTTGTATTCAGGTAAGAAGAATGGGAAATTTGGCATACTGAAACCCAATGGAGATGTATTGGTCCCTTTTGAGTGGGATAGATTGTACTTTCCCCTTGACCAATTCTGGTGTATAGCAACCAAAGGCGATAAAGACGGAATTATTATATTGGATGGTAATGAGCCTGTATTTATTCCGGCCAGATATAAAGATGTGTCGCCTTATCCGGTAACAGTGATTGAGCATGAGGGTCGGAAGATCCGGTTCTTTGCTGTGGAAACCCCCAAGGGATATGGATATGTGCGTGAAGATGGCATGGAATATTTTAAAGATGCTAAATAA
- a CDS encoding glycoside hydrolase family 2 TIM barrel-domain containing protein — protein sequence MQLSGGNTIRVWDTSNLKQVLDEAYANNIAVIAGLPMPVSGIFSFYNDRSKVSAQLNGFRSIVKRYSTHPALLMWCLGNEVDFPYSPRFTHFYQVYRNLLKMIHEEDPDHPVTTALINFERRCIYNIRMKIPELDLISINTFGSLHTLQKDLDQFSWFWDGPFLITEWGVKGPWESDATAWWAPIESNSTVKAAQHLHLYEHSMPVKDPRFLGAFVFLWGYKQEVTHTWFNLFSANGDASETVNVMQYIWTGKWPAHKAPQIKNILLDGKAAKDNIILNSKTVHTAEVFLQHTPADTTSVRWEILKEDWYARNWYEPNTKKPSGHDSLLVRLQGHKAFFRTPEKEGPYRIFATFSDTRGYFASANIPFYVIEQ from the coding sequence TTGCAGCTTTCCGGCGGCAATACGATCCGTGTCTGGGATACTTCCAACTTAAAACAGGTGCTGGATGAGGCCTATGCTAATAACATTGCAGTGATTGCCGGCCTGCCAATGCCTGTCAGCGGTATATTTTCTTTTTATAATGACAGGTCGAAGGTGAGCGCTCAGCTAAATGGCTTTCGTTCCATTGTAAAAAGGTATAGTACGCATCCGGCGTTATTGATGTGGTGCCTGGGTAACGAAGTGGATTTTCCTTATAGCCCCAGGTTTACCCATTTTTACCAGGTTTACAGGAACCTGCTGAAAATGATCCATGAAGAAGATCCTGATCATCCTGTAACTACCGCATTGATAAATTTTGAACGGAGGTGTATTTATAATATCCGAATGAAGATACCAGAGCTGGACCTGATCTCGATCAATACCTTCGGTTCTTTACATACCCTGCAAAAGGACCTCGACCAATTCTCCTGGTTCTGGGATGGCCCTTTCCTGATAACAGAATGGGGAGTGAAAGGGCCATGGGAATCAGATGCCACAGCATGGTGGGCACCGATAGAATCTAACAGTACGGTAAAGGCCGCACAACATCTTCATCTCTATGAACATTCAATGCCGGTAAAAGACCCGCGTTTCCTGGGAGCTTTTGTTTTCCTGTGGGGTTATAAACAAGAAGTGACGCACACATGGTTCAATCTCTTCAGCGCCAACGGTGATGCTTCAGAAACAGTGAATGTGATGCAATATATCTGGACGGGCAAATGGCCTGCGCACAAAGCACCCCAGATTAAAAATATCTTACTGGACGGGAAGGCGGCGAAGGATAACATCATACTGAATTCGAAAACCGTGCATACTGCGGAAGTATTCCTGCAGCATACTCCTGCTGATACCACCAGTGTACGTTGGGAAATACTGAAAGAAGACTGGTATGCCAGGAACTGGTATGAGCCCAACACAAAAAAGCCCTCGGGGCATGATAGCCTGTTGGTTCGTTTACAAGGACACAAAGCGTTTTTCCGTACACCGGAAAAAGAAGGCCCGTATAGGATATTTGCCACTTTTTCTGATACCAGGGGATATTTTGCTTCCGCTAACATCCCTTTTTATGTAATTGAACAATGA
- a CDS encoding glycosyltransferase family 2 protein — protein sequence MKKPLDPVSPPSLSEQLTLRLMILLGTASMGYMLYCLFNRSQIGYAPFYWILMAGITFTCLRILHEWYHYFSIAIPSVPKQQHPFTVDIFTTFCPGEPYDMIVETLTAIQAIRYPHTSYLCDEANDPYLIEVCKRLGVRHVTRDNRKDAKAGNINNALQYATGELCVILDPDHVPSPDFLDPIISHFNDPAVGFVQIVQSYSNLGASLVAKGAAQQTFQFYGPIMATMNSYGTVMAIGANCTFRRAALDSIGGHANGLAEDMHTAMQLHAKKWQSVYVPAVLARGLVPTSMSAYYAQQLKWARGTFELLVTAYPTLFRHFTWRQRLHYGTIPFHYFSGVIFLINFLIPILCLFLGVIPFQLDILDFALLGLPVVTSIVLIRHFVQRWVMEEEERGFHVVGGLLFIGTWWVYILALYYTIIRKKVPYIPTPKDDSVPDNWKLNIPNILVLLASLSAIVYGLYYDWNPYTLIMAGIAAINCGIMLFNIIASYKPGRLQRHNWIKVVLVYPLLLKKKFWLFRHLHLYAGFRKLGLPLLIAVGCLTLFLLNTDTEPSSPASDQVNGKQVFYNGIFSPDTSNGLTSMRDVKHYQQQYNAHFSIVSLYIPWGNAAHCYLPDVLIKDIYKNGSLPMITWEPWTSLFKAPAQQKEQKVFSQISAGVFDEYLLQFANQVKALHRPVFLRFAHEADNPAYPWSPVGNNTPEEFKAAWKYVHQFFAKNDVNNVIWVWNPWSPSAAAAYFPGYAYVDWLSVNVLNYGPQRKDTRWLSFKSLYTPFHQLSIFQSGLPVMVSEMGSLTNASRQGQWLQDAFSTIRQEFREIHAAILFNSSYDKNVLRPDIDTLLNWKIQQPQILSDWKGDEEQYALLPDVKQVASSSSLKMPDTIRGVGYHKGEQWFRNLHTLTRREINRDFDEMKSLGINTILRYGPGVYDRNILATARKKHMHIQYGFWVPDITDMNRDRKKLARLEVSILQRIRELKNNPDIIAWNIGNSNLQQLAQRYYKPALLYQQDAYVKWLQGLVAAIKQIDPGKPLTIDVRLTENTAATLSFLHRSLPGVDAFGIIANDDSLQLHDLPQPYFFNQLSAAQYAKEQYTGRPVFITNWQDQESRDYVTFDGLKDHWGRFKPAFYELGGGAPTAEFPRIKILRPAKTTFVNDRLTYHALVYRQNEWVLANARDSLKFEWHLVKGDGKGRFVFLKSLGTGPDVTVSIPEDPALYRLYLQAVKGNSVTGAQSPLNTPL from the coding sequence ATGAAGAAACCATTAGATCCAGTTTCTCCACCATCATTGTCAGAGCAGCTTACATTGCGGCTGATGATCCTGCTTGGCACTGCCAGCATGGGTTATATGCTTTATTGTTTGTTCAATCGTTCGCAGATAGGATATGCGCCCTTCTACTGGATATTAATGGCCGGCATCACATTCACCTGTTTACGCATACTTCATGAATGGTATCATTACTTTTCCATTGCTATTCCTTCTGTTCCAAAACAGCAACATCCTTTTACCGTAGATATCTTCACCACATTCTGCCCCGGGGAACCCTATGACATGATCGTGGAGACCCTTACAGCTATACAGGCCATCAGGTATCCGCATACATCCTATCTGTGTGATGAGGCCAACGATCCTTATCTTATAGAAGTCTGCAAACGGCTCGGTGTCCGGCATGTTACACGTGATAACAGGAAAGATGCCAAGGCAGGCAATATCAATAATGCCTTACAATATGCTACCGGTGAGCTTTGTGTAATATTAGACCCGGACCATGTTCCCTCCCCTGATTTCCTGGATCCTATTATATCTCATTTCAATGATCCTGCTGTAGGTTTTGTACAGATCGTACAATCATACAGCAACCTGGGGGCAAGCCTGGTGGCCAAAGGTGCAGCGCAACAGACCTTTCAGTTCTATGGGCCTATCATGGCTACTATGAATAGTTATGGTACTGTTATGGCAATAGGTGCCAACTGTACTTTCCGCAGAGCAGCCCTGGATTCTATCGGAGGGCACGCAAATGGCCTGGCAGAAGATATGCATACCGCCATGCAGTTGCATGCTAAAAAGTGGCAGTCTGTTTATGTACCCGCAGTGCTGGCACGCGGCCTTGTTCCAACCAGTATGTCTGCTTATTATGCGCAACAATTGAAATGGGCCAGGGGTACGTTTGAATTGCTGGTCACTGCTTATCCCACGCTCTTTCGGCACTTTACATGGCGGCAACGTTTACATTACGGTACAATTCCTTTTCACTACTTTTCCGGTGTTATTTTTCTCATTAATTTCCTGATCCCCATCCTCTGTTTGTTCCTTGGTGTTATCCCTTTCCAATTGGATATCCTGGACTTTGCATTATTGGGTTTGCCGGTAGTTACGTCTATTGTGCTGATCCGGCATTTCGTGCAGCGATGGGTAATGGAAGAGGAAGAAAGGGGTTTCCATGTTGTAGGCGGCCTGTTATTTATAGGAACCTGGTGGGTCTATATCCTGGCCCTCTATTATACGATCATCCGCAAAAAAGTACCTTATATCCCAACACCTAAAGATGATTCAGTACCAGATAACTGGAAGCTGAACATCCCAAATATCCTTGTACTGCTCGCATCCCTTTCAGCGATCGTATATGGGCTTTATTATGACTGGAACCCTTACACCCTGATAATGGCGGGCATTGCAGCGATCAATTGCGGGATCATGCTCTTTAATATCATCGCCAGCTACAAGCCGGGCAGGTTGCAACGGCACAACTGGATAAAAGTGGTACTTGTATACCCCTTGTTATTAAAGAAGAAATTCTGGCTCTTCAGGCATCTTCATCTTTACGCCGGCTTCCGTAAACTTGGCCTGCCTTTGCTCATCGCTGTCGGATGCCTTACTTTGTTCCTTCTGAACACAGATACGGAACCTTCCTCCCCGGCATCTGATCAGGTTAACGGGAAACAGGTATTCTATAATGGAATATTTAGTCCGGATACCAGCAATGGACTCACTTCCATGCGGGATGTAAAACATTACCAGCAGCAATACAATGCGCATTTCAGCATCGTATCGTTATACATTCCCTGGGGAAATGCCGCGCATTGTTATTTGCCGGATGTTTTAATAAAGGACATTTATAAGAACGGCTCCCTGCCAATGATCACCTGGGAGCCATGGACCTCTTTGTTCAAAGCGCCTGCACAACAAAAGGAACAGAAGGTCTTTTCACAAATAAGTGCAGGGGTGTTTGATGAATATCTCCTTCAATTTGCTAACCAGGTTAAGGCATTACACAGGCCCGTATTCCTGCGGTTTGCGCATGAGGCTGATAATCCTGCGTACCCATGGTCCCCAGTAGGGAACAATACCCCGGAAGAATTTAAAGCTGCCTGGAAGTATGTGCATCAATTCTTCGCAAAAAATGATGTGAACAATGTTATATGGGTATGGAACCCCTGGAGCCCTTCAGCAGCAGCAGCTTACTTTCCCGGTTATGCGTATGTTGACTGGTTAAGCGTAAACGTGCTCAATTATGGTCCACAAAGAAAAGATACCAGATGGCTTTCCTTTAAATCCTTGTATACACCTTTTCATCAATTATCCATCTTCCAATCAGGTTTGCCTGTTATGGTGTCCGAGATGGGTTCACTCACCAATGCCAGCCGTCAGGGCCAGTGGTTGCAGGATGCTTTCAGCACTATCCGGCAGGAATTCCGGGAAATTCATGCTGCCATATTATTCAACAGCAGTTATGATAAAAACGTTCTCAGGCCCGATATTGACACATTATTGAACTGGAAGATCCAACAGCCGCAGATATTATCCGATTGGAAGGGAGATGAGGAACAGTATGCATTGCTCCCCGATGTAAAACAAGTGGCTTCTTCCTCTTCCCTGAAAATGCCTGATACTATAAGGGGTGTTGGTTATCATAAAGGAGAACAATGGTTCCGGAACCTGCATACGCTTACCAGGCGGGAGATCAACAGGGACTTTGATGAGATGAAATCCCTGGGGATCAATACTATTCTCCGTTACGGACCTGGTGTATATGACCGTAATATCCTGGCCACTGCGCGAAAAAAGCACATGCATATACAATACGGGTTCTGGGTACCTGATATAACAGATATGAACCGCGATCGTAAAAAACTGGCAAGGTTGGAAGTTAGTATTCTACAAAGGATTAGAGAACTGAAAAACAACCCTGACATAATAGCCTGGAATATAGGAAATTCCAATTTACAGCAGCTGGCGCAGCGTTATTACAAACCCGCTCTGTTATACCAACAGGATGCCTATGTCAAATGGCTACAGGGCCTTGTGGCTGCGATCAAACAGATTGATCCCGGAAAACCGCTAACGATAGATGTACGACTCACAGAAAATACTGCAGCTACTTTGAGCTTCCTCCATAGGTCCCTGCCCGGGGTCGATGCATTTGGTATCATTGCAAATGATGACTCGCTACAGCTACACGATCTTCCTCAACCTTATTTTTTCAACCAGTTATCAGCTGCTCAATATGCAAAGGAACAATATACCGGGCGGCCTGTTTTTATCACTAACTGGCAGGACCAGGAAAGCAGGGATTATGTGACCTTTGATGGCCTTAAAGATCATTGGGGACGATTTAAACCTGCTTTTTATGAATTAGGTGGTGGTGCTCCCACAGCTGAATTCCCCCGGATTAAGATCTTAAGGCCTGCCAAAACTACTTTTGTAAACGATCGTTTAACTTATCACGCACTTGTTTACCGTCAAAATGAATGGGTGCTTGCAAATGCAAGGGACAGCCTGAAATTTGAATGGCATCTCGTGAAAGGCGATGGCAAAGGGCGCTTCGTTTTCTTAAAAAGCCTGGGGACCGGGCCTGATGTTACTGTAAGCATTCCTGAAGATCCAGCCCTGTACAGGTTATACCTTCAGGCTGTAAAGGGCAATAGTGTAACAGGAGCACAATCACCGCTTAACACGCCATTATAA
- a CDS encoding response regulator transcription factor yields MSANRLVIVDDHPIVIQGLSALLQAEEDLHIAGTFTTGNAFLTFLKEAERVDIVLLDITLPDINGVEVCKEIKKISPETKVLIISNHSERSIIMQMLQQGASGYLLKNASSEELVRCVYDVLAGKIALSAEVTAIMTRPLQNELKDIPHLTKREIQVLGMIAEGRTSASIAEELCVSQFTVETHRRNLMQKFDASNTAALIKMAAAQKLL; encoded by the coding sequence ATGTCAGCGAATAGACTAGTTATTGTAGATGATCATCCTATTGTGATACAGGGATTATCCGCCTTATTACAGGCGGAAGAAGATCTGCATATCGCAGGAACCTTCACCACCGGCAATGCTTTCCTTACTTTCCTGAAAGAAGCGGAACGGGTGGATATTGTATTACTCGATATCACATTACCGGACATAAACGGCGTAGAGGTATGCAAAGAAATAAAGAAGATCTCACCGGAAACAAAAGTACTGATCATCAGCAACCACAGTGAACGCAGCATTATTATGCAAATGCTGCAACAGGGCGCCAGTGGTTACCTGCTGAAAAACGCCTCATCAGAAGAACTCGTGCGATGTGTGTATGATGTACTCGCCGGAAAGATTGCCCTCAGTGCAGAAGTAACTGCTATCATGACACGCCCTTTGCAGAATGAATTAAAAGACATCCCCCACTTAACCAAAAGAGAGATCCAGGTATTAGGCATGATCGCTGAAGGAAGAACATCCGCCAGTATTGCGGAAGAACTTTGTGTAAGCCAGTTCACGGTAGAAACCCACCGCCGCAATCTGATGCAGAAGTTCGATGCGAGTAATACAGCAGCGCTTATCAAGATGGCAGCAGCGCAAAAGCTTTTGTAA
- a CDS encoding tetratricopeptide repeat-containing sensor histidine kinase codes for MTRFLLIICFFVCLATLCSAQLPLLKKGYVDSIEQVLQKEKNDSLKSKLHFILVYSYLAKGDTVKVLHHLMEGRKFGRKYPLMFAQSYAHEGYYYINKDIPRSQAAYMKADSILIGQTSKDAYRVRSNAWQNYAVMQQIQDDDAGYVEIVLNKAIPLAKLSEDSSLLGSEYGNVAVAFTNTEQYEKAEEYFNEALAILKPSAKEPTRLLMVYYRAGENYINLGKYAEAKKVLGEMKVLLEPYPELELNAGYYLVEGLYRHKMKQYDSALVSYDKGIASAGGVNGKYRIDELEILKTETLVAQKSFAKARDLLLRLSKDEDLMSTDLNRLKVYEGLAASYEGLGNYSQAHSLLKQYSELNDSLHKVRMARDINALEVKYKNAESQKEIISLKAKNEQTALSSKNAWLLTTLLASISIFLLVVIIFALLYYRSQKKLAARKLQEIEQQKELEIAKAMLDGEESERRRLARDLHDGLGGMLAGVKMNLSGTANITQDEKLFQVIHQLDNSVSELRRIARNMMPESLLNFGLETALKDMCELNFAPGLEIHFESLGVQPDLPEKTQIIIYRIAQELLANAIKHSGANRIMLQCSQNENMFYLSIEDNGKGFDPKADRRKGLGWENIRNRIEFLKGKIEIDSVIGEGTTINIELNVSE; via the coding sequence ATGACCCGTTTCCTACTGATTATTTGTTTCTTCGTTTGCCTGGCGACGTTATGCTCCGCCCAGCTGCCTTTATTAAAGAAAGGATATGTAGATAGTATTGAACAGGTACTGCAAAAGGAGAAGAACGACAGCCTCAAATCCAAGCTCCACTTTATACTGGTTTACAGCTATCTCGCCAAAGGCGATACCGTCAAAGTATTACACCACCTTATGGAAGGCCGGAAGTTTGGCCGGAAGTACCCGCTCATGTTTGCACAATCCTACGCACATGAAGGATACTATTATATTAATAAAGACATTCCCAGGAGCCAGGCTGCTTACATGAAAGCAGATTCGATCCTCATCGGGCAAACATCAAAAGACGCCTACCGCGTCCGTTCAAATGCATGGCAGAACTACGCCGTAATGCAACAGATCCAGGATGATGATGCAGGGTATGTGGAAATTGTTCTGAACAAAGCTATACCGCTGGCCAAACTGTCGGAAGACAGTTCGCTGCTGGGCTCTGAATACGGAAACGTGGCCGTGGCATTCACCAATACGGAGCAGTATGAGAAAGCAGAAGAATATTTCAACGAAGCCCTCGCTATATTGAAACCATCTGCCAAAGAGCCTACCCGCTTGTTGATGGTATATTACAGAGCAGGAGAGAACTATATCAACTTAGGCAAATACGCCGAAGCCAAAAAAGTACTGGGTGAAATGAAGGTGCTGCTCGAGCCTTACCCGGAACTTGAGCTGAATGCAGGTTATTACCTGGTAGAGGGCCTTTACCGTCACAAGATGAAACAGTATGATTCCGCACTGGTGAGCTATGATAAAGGGATTGCCTCAGCAGGTGGCGTGAATGGAAAATACAGGATAGATGAACTGGAGATCCTTAAAACAGAAACACTCGTAGCACAAAAAAGTTTCGCAAAAGCAAGGGATCTGTTGCTGCGCTTATCGAAAGATGAAGACCTGATGTCAACAGACCTCAACCGCTTGAAGGTCTACGAAGGGCTGGCTGCTTCCTACGAAGGATTGGGCAACTACTCCCAGGCGCATAGTTTATTAAAACAATACAGCGAGCTAAATGATAGCCTGCACAAAGTAAGGATGGCGAGGGATATCAATGCATTGGAAGTAAAATACAAAAACGCAGAAAGCCAGAAAGAGATCATATCACTGAAAGCAAAGAATGAGCAAACTGCGCTCTCTTCCAAAAACGCCTGGCTCCTCACTACTTTGCTGGCTTCTATAAGTATCTTTCTGCTGGTAGTGATCATATTCGCCCTGTTATATTACCGGAGCCAGAAAAAACTGGCCGCCAGGAAACTACAGGAGATCGAGCAACAAAAGGAACTGGAAATAGCCAAAGCCATGCTGGACGGGGAAGAAAGCGAACGCCGCAGATTGGCACGTGACCTGCATGATGGATTAGGCGGCATGCTGGCCGGTGTGAAAATGAACCTCTCTGGTACAGCCAATATCACGCAGGACGAAAAGTTATTCCAGGTCATTCACCAGTTAGATAACTCCGTAAGTGAACTGAGAAGGATCGCCCGTAACATGATGCCGGAATCCCTGCTGAACTTCGGATTGGAAACTGCGCTGAAAGACATGTGTGAACTGAACTTTGCACCCGGGTTAGAAATACATTTTGAATCATTAGGGGTGCAGCCAGACCTGCCGGAAAAAACACAGATCATCATCTATCGCATCGCACAGGAACTGTTAGCCAATGCCATCAAACACTCCGGCGCTAACAGGATCATGCTGCAATGCAGCCAGAATGAAAATATGTTTTACCTCTCTATTGAAGATAACGGAAAAGGTTTCGATCCAAAAGCAGACAGGCGAAAAGGACTGGGCTGGGAAAATATCAGGAACCGCATTGAATTCCTGAAAGGCAAAATTGAAATAGACTCCGTAATAGGAGAAGGCACCACCATTAATATCGAGTTAAATGTCAGCGAATAG